The DNA sequence CGTTCAGGTAAATCGTGTCGCCGACGGCCAGGGTGTGCTCTTTCACCTCGCTCCAGTCCTTTTCCTTACTGGGGTCGGGCACGGAGCTGATGTGGGAGTAGATGTCGTGGTCGAGGAAACGCTTGATATCGGGCGAAGCCAGCAGGCCACCCATTTCCTCGTTTACCTGCGCCCGGGGATACAGCGTAAAGCTGTTGCCCGATTCCTTTTCTTTGTAATCTACCTTGTAGTAGGTGTTTTCGGGCAGAATCTCAACCGTGTCGCCAGCCTTGTAGTACACCTTACCCTCCGCTTTGATGTCGGCGCGGGCCAGGGCCTTGTACTCGTCGTCGGTACGGAAGAGCAGCTCCTTGTTCACGTAGCCGGGCACGCCGGGCACGTCGTAGTACTGGCCGGTGTAGCTGATGTCGTAGCCACCCATCGGGGCCGACTCGTTGCGCCACAGCAGCACGTTGTCCCGGTTCAGGTCTTCGGGGAACTCCTTGGAGTAGACCATGCCCGACACGTTCTTGGAAATGATGTTGGAGTAGCCAGCCGAAGCCAGAATACCCAGCAGCATCAGGGAAATGCCGATGTGGGCAATGCCGCCGCCGGAGAGGGCCACCCGGCGCTTCAGCAAGGTCAGGACGACGCCCAGGTTGGCCAGTACCCCAAACAGGCCGGTCGTGAGCAGCACGATGTAGACCGGGCTCATCTGCAGCTTGTTGTAGCGCACCAGCAGAATTACCAGCGCCGCGCTGAGCAACGTGATGATGCCGGGCACGGCCAGGGAGTTGGTCAGCGTCTCCTTATCGTTTTTCTGCCACCACATGATCTGGGCCAGACCGGTCAGGAAAGCCACCAGCACGCCCATCCAGAGCTGGATTTTGGTGTAGTGCGCAATCTGGTCGGCGGGCAGGGCCAGGTTAGACTTGATGCCCAGGAAGCCCAGGAAAGCGTTGTACACCGGAATGCTGGTGGTAAACAACACCTGGAAGGCACCCAGGCACAGCACCGTGGCGCCCACGAAGACCCACAGCTCGGGGTTGTAGGTGGTTAGCTCCTTCTCAGAAACCGGAATCTGTTTCCAGCGGGCCACCAGCAGCCACACGGCCAGCACCACGAAAGCTAGCAGGTAAATCAGCAGCTGCCCCGAGAGGCCTAGGTCGGTGAAGGAGTGCACGGAGGCATTGCCCAGCACGCCGCTGCGGGTCAGGAAGGTAGCGTAGAGAATCAGCAGGAAGGAGGCAATAACCAGCACGAAGGACGTGCGCAGGGCCGTGCGGCTGCGCTGCCACAGCACCATACCGTGAATAGCGGC is a window from the Hymenobacter aquaticus genome containing:
- the ccsA gene encoding cytochrome c biogenesis protein CcsA; this translates as MLNTFIGDLGHLSVIVAFVAATVAAYSYFMAARNQPLGEADAGWLRLGRTSFLVHSVAVVSIIVCLFTIIYTHRYEYYYAWSHSSNHLPVYYMISCFWEGQEGSFLLWIFWHVCLGLAIMRFHRRWEAPVMAVFAFVQLFLTSMILGVVILDVKLGSSPFILLRDFLVDLPVFKMNPDFVPKDGTGLNPLLQNYWMVIHPPTLFLGFALTLVPFAFAIAGLWKGELIKWIKPSLPWALLGGLVLGVGVMMGAYWAYETLNFGGYWNWDPVENAVYIPWLVLVAAIHGMVLWQRSRTALRTSFVLVIASFLLILYATFLTRSGVLGNASVHSFTDLGLSGQLLIYLLAFVVLAVWLLVARWKQIPVSEKELTTYNPELWVFVGATVLCLGAFQVLFTTSIPVYNAFLGFLGIKSNLALPADQIAHYTKIQLWMGVLVAFLTGLAQIMWWQKNDKETLTNSLAVPGIITLLSAALVILLVRYNKLQMSPVYIVLLTTGLFGVLANLGVVLTLLKRRVALSGGGIAHIGISLMLLGILASAGYSNIISKNVSGMVYSKEFPEDLNRDNVLLWRNESAPMGGYDISYTGQYYDVPGVPGYVNKELLFRTDDEYKALARADIKAEGKVYYKAGDTVEILPENTYYKVDYKEKESGNSFTLYPRAQVNEEMGGLLASPDIKRFLDHDIYSHISSVPDPSKEKDWSEVKEHTLAVGDTIYLNDYFAVFRGVEPAHETAGLGLTKGDLAIQGDFLVFGEKKQYHVHPMFVVRNNQVGRVSDEVEDLGLRLTFINVDPTKEKFTFGVSTTQKDYIILKAMEKPFINLLWSGTLLMAVGFGMALVKRRREARVAEAKTPSAAPVKVRQPKPQAA